Sequence from the Haloarcula sp. H-GB4 genome:
GATCCTGATTTGAATGAATCGCCCCCCATTAGTCAGCCACCTCCGGTTCAGCGGTGAGGTTGAACTGTATCGTCTCGGTACCATAGTCGTCGATATCTAAGACCAGTTCATCCTCAACATCGGCATCGAACGTCTCAGTCGCAATGAATCCCGCCAGTTGCCAAAGTTTATCGAGAGTCTCGAGTTCACGGTCGGGTACTCTACGCTCCCCTTTTTTCGAGACCATCTCGCCGTCTTCTTCGTAGGTTTTCCACCGCTCCTCTACTACTTTGAACGCAGAGCCACGGGCTTCCCACATGGCGTCCATCAAACTTTCTCGTGACCCAATAGAGACTGGCGTTGCGAAGGCGTCCGTATTTTCGAACTGATCGCGATACTGCTTGTGGGCGTTCGTCTGGCCGACTCCCGATGGAACAACGCACGAAAGCCCGATTTCGATATCTAGCGCAGTCTCCATGTTTCCAACCATCTCTTCGAGGCCATCAAGGCTGAGACTCCCCTTTCCAGCTGGCTTGACGGGCGCCACCAATGTCCGAAGCGCGTAGATCGCATTGTAGAGGAGGTCTTCAGCGCGTGCGTTGGGATCGATAAGAATCGCGTCGTACTCCTCGTTCAACTCCTCTTGCTCCCAAAGAAGATTATAGAGAAGCTCAAAACGAGGGTATTCGTCGCGGGATATTCCCTTCATCCCCGTTTCGTAGGAAATCTTCTGTTCAAGATTGGAAGTGAAATCCCCAAGCATATCGTGACTCGGAATTATGTCAACACCCTCCTCAGAGGTCTCTATGAGGTCGTCGAAGTCCCCGTCTGGCATCTCGAGAATGTGCTTTACGAGATTGTCAGCATCCGGGTCTCCACGGTTCTTACCGACATCGAAGAGTGAGGTGAGGTTGCCTGTTTGTGGGTCCAAATCGATCACGAGGACATCAAGTCCCATCCGTTTGAGCCCAACCGCGAGATTCGCTGTCATGGTCGTTTTGTATGTCCCCCCAGACTCAGCGTAGACGACGGTCGTTATCATACACTTTCTCGTTCGGGATTCTGT
This genomic interval carries:
- a CDS encoding ParA family protein, producing MITTVVYAESGGTYKTTMTANLAVGLKRMGLDVLVIDLDPQTGNLTSLFDVGKNRGDPDADNLVKHILEMPDGDFDDLIETSEEGVDIIPSHDMLGDFTSNLEQKISYETGMKGISRDEYPRFELLYNLLWEQEELNEEYDAILIDPNARAEDLLYNAIYALRTLVAPVKPAGKGSLSLDGLEEMVGNMETALDIEIGLSCVVPSGVGQTNAHKQYRDQFENTDAFATPVSIGSRESLMDAMWEARGSAFKVVEERWKTYEEDGEMVSKKGERRVPDRELETLDKLWQLAGFIATETFDADVEDELVLDIDDYGTETIQFNLTAEPEVAD